A region from the Populus trichocarpa isolate Nisqually-1 chromosome 18, P.trichocarpa_v4.1, whole genome shotgun sequence genome encodes:
- the LOC18107497 gene encoding transcriptional corepressor LEUNIG isoform X3, whose protein sequence is MSQTNWEADKMLDVYIHDYLVKRDLKASAQAFQAEGKVSSDPVAIDAPGGFLFEWWSVFWDIFIARTNEKHSEVAASYIETQLIKAREQQQQQQQQQQQGQQPQPQPQHQQQQQQQQQQQQQQQQQQQQQQQQQQQQQQMQMQHLILQRHAQQQQQQQQHQQQHQQQQQQQQHQQQQQQQQQQQHQQQQQHQQQQQQQQQHQQHQQQQRRDGAHLLNGTTNGLVGNDPLMRQNAATANAMATKMYEEKLKLPMERDSLADAAMKQRFGENVGHLLDRNHASILKSAAAATGQTSEQVLHGASGAMSPQVQARNQQLPGSTPDIKSEINPVLNPRAAGPEGSLIGIHGSNQGGNNLTLKGWPLTGLEQLRSGLLQQQKPFIQAPQPFHQLQMLTPQHQQQLMLAQQSLTSPAASDESRRLRMFINNPTMSLGKDGLTNSVGDVVPNVGSPLQTVGPLFSRGETDMRMKQHQHQHQQPQQQQQQSSNPQQQQQQQQQLQQHVLSNQQSQSSSHNLHPQDKMGGAASVNVDGSMSNSFRGNDQVSKNQSGRKRKQPVSSSGPANSSGTANTAGPSPSSAPSTPSTHTPGDVISMPALPHGGGSSKPFMFGADGTGTLTSPSNQLWDDKDLELQADMDRFVEDGSLEDNVDSFLSPDDNDPRDVVPRMDVSKGFTFTEVNSVRASASKVVCCHFSSDGKLLASGGHDKRAVLWYTDNLKLKATLEEHTSLITDVRFSPSMPRLATSSSDKTVRVWDADNPNFSLRTFTGHSSNVMSLDFHPTKDDLICSCDGVGEIRYWSITNGSCTRVFKGDMARMRFQPRAGKYLAAAAENVVSILDVETQACRHSLQGHTKAIHSVCWDPSGEYLASVSEDSVRVWTLGSGSEGECVHELSCNGNEFHSCVFHPTFPSLLVIGCYQSLELWNMSENKTMTLAAHDGQIAALAVSTVTGMLASASHDKFVKLWK, encoded by the exons ATGTCTCAAACCAACTGGGAAGCTGATAAAAT GTTAGATGTGTATATCCATGATTATTTGGTAAAAAGAGACTTGAAGGCTTCTGCTCAGGCTTTTCAAGCTGAAGGAAAAGTGTCATCTGATCCTGTAG CTATCGATGCACCGGGAGGCTTTCTCTTTGAATGGTGGTCAGTGTTCTGGGATATATTCATTGCAAGGACCAATGAGAAGCACTCAGAGGTTGCTGCGTCTTACATTGAG ACTCAGTTGATTAAAGCAAgggagcagcagcagcaacagcagcagcagcagcagcaaggtcaacaaccacaaccacaaccacaacatcaacagcagcagcagcagcagcaacagcagcagcagcagcagcagcaacagcagcagcagcagcagcagcagcagcaacaacaacagcaaatGCAAATGCAACATCTCATATTGCAGAGGCATgctcagcagcagcagcagcagcagcaacaccaacaacaacaccagcagcagcagcagcagcagcagcatcagcagcagcagcagcaacagcagcaacagcagcatcagcaacagcagcagcatcagcaacagcagcagcagcaacagcagcatcAGCAGCATCAACAGCAGCAGAGAAGGGATGGTGCCCACCTCCTAAATGGTACTACAAATGGGCTTGTGGGAAATGATCCTCTCATGCGCCAAAATGCTGCAACTGCTAATGCAATGGCTACTAAGATGTAtgaggaaaaattaaaattaccaaTGGAGAGGGATTCTTTGGCAGATGCTGCAATGAAG CAAAGATTTGGTGAGAATGTAGGGCATCTTTTGGATCGAAATCATGCCTCGATTTTGAAATCTGCTGCTGCAGCAACTGGCCAGACTTCAGA GCAAGTGTTGCATGGTGCTTCCGGTGCAATGTCCCCACAGGTCCAGGCTCGAAATCAGCAATTGCCAGGGTCCACACCA GACATAAAGAGTGAGATCAATCCAGTGCTGAATCCTAGAGCTGCTGGTCCAGAAGGATCATTGATAGGAATTCATG GATCAAATCAAGGTGGTAACAATTTGACTTTAAAAGGATGGCCACTCACT GGATTGGAGCAACTTCGTTCAGGGCTTCTTCAGCAACAAAAGCCTTTTATACAGGCTCCTCAGCCCTTTCATCAACTTCAGATGTTAACACCACAACACCAGCAACAGCTAATGCTTGCACAACAAAGTTTAACATCACCAGCTGCTAGTGATGAAAGTAGAAGGCTGAGAATGTTTATCAATAACCCGACTATGAGCCTTGGAAAGGATGGCCTTACAAATTCTGTTGGTGATGTTGTTCCAAATGTTGGATCCCCTTTGCAAACTGTGGGCCCACTTTTTTCTCGTGGAGAAACAGATATGCGGATGAAG CAGCATCAGCATCAGCATCAGCAAccgcaacagcaacaacaacagaGCAGCAATCcacagcaacagcagcagcagcagcaacagcttCAGCAGCACGTGCTTTCAAATCAGCAATCACAGAGTTCAAGTCACAATCTTCACCCGCAAGATAAGATGGGGGGTGCTGCCAGTGTCAACGTCGACGGTAGCATGTCCAACTCTTTTCGAGGAAACGATCAG GTTTCAAAAAACCAGAGTGGGAGAAAGAGAAAACAACCAGTGTCATCTTCTGGTCCTGCCAATAGCTCAGGAACTGCAAATACAGCAGGACCCTCCCCAAGTTCAGCTCCTTCAACGCCTTCTACCCACACACCTGGAGATGTGATCTCAATGCCTGCTTTGCCTCATGGTGGAGGTTCTTCTAAGCCTTTTATGTTTGGGGCAGATGGTACGGGCACCCTTACATCACCATCGAATCAATTG TGGGATGACAAAGATCTTGAATTGCAGGCTGATATGGATCGTTTTGTGGAGGATGGATCTCTTGAGGACAATGTCGATTCTTTTTTATCCCCTGATGATAATGACCCTAGAGATGTGGTTCCTCGTATGGATGTGAGCAAAG GATTCACATTTACTGAAGTAAATTCTGTTAGAGCAAGTGCAAGTAAAGTAGTCTGTTGCCATTTCTCATCAGACGGGAAATTGCTTGCTAGTGGCGGCCATGATAAAAGG GCTGTATTGTGGTACACAgataatttaaagctaaaagcTACCCTTGAAGAACATACATCTCTGATTACTGACGTCCGTTTCAGCCCAAGCATGCCACGTCTTGCAACATCATCATCTGACAAAACTGTTAGGGTTTGGGATGCTGACAAT CCTAATTTCTCACTCCGCACTTTTACTGGACATTCTTCCAATGTAATGTCACTAGACTTCCACCCAACTAAAGATGATCTTATATGCTCTTGTGATGGGGTTGGTGAAATAAGATACTGGAGTATTACCAATGGTAGCTGTACAAGAGTATTCAAG GGTGATATGGCCCGGATGAGATTTCAACCCCGTGCAGGGAAGTatcttgctgctgctgctgagaaTGTTGTGTCTATACTGGATGTTGAGACACAAGCTTGTCGGCATTCGTTACAG GGTCATACTAAAGCAATCCATTCTGTTTGTTGGGATCCTTCTGGTGAGTATCTAGCGTCTGTCAGTGAGGACTCTGTCAGAGTCTGGACGCTTGGATCAGGAAGTGAGGGTGAATGTGTTCATGAGTTGAGTTGTAATGGCAACGAATTCCACTCCTGTGTTTTTCACCCTACATTCCCTTCATTGCTCGTCATTGGCTGTTACCAG TCTTTGGAGCTTTGGAACATGAGTGAGAACAAGACAATGACTCTGGCAGCCCATGATGGTCAAATTGCTGCATTGGCTGTATCAACTGTTACAGGGATGCTTGCATCTGCTAGTCATGATAAGTTTGTCAAACTGTGGAAATGA